One Kallotenue papyrolyticum genomic window carries:
- a CDS encoding carbohydrate ABC transporter permease, producing MATVDQTRTGVVPQAQRRRAFQLTPYLFILPHLIFFSAFLAWPFFYGIYISFFSFDFLRPEYRPFVGLENYANILINRNSIQFHDFWRAMGNTGWFLLYSVPPLVGLALVLAVLLNGHYPGRNVFRAIYFAPYTLSVTVAAVLWRWIFEQGGLVNYYMRELGLTPIAWLGSIPWAWVAITIATVWWTVGFNTVIFLAALQEIPDTLYEAAAIDGANALQQFVYVTLPMLRPVLVFVITITLIASANLFGQPYIMTEKGGPVQQTEPVMLRIFIEGIGFNRMGSAAAMSIVVAALLLLLTTLNFRIFGRAGER from the coding sequence ATGGCAACGGTCGATCAGACTCGAACCGGCGTGGTACCTCAGGCGCAGCGACGACGCGCCTTCCAGTTGACGCCCTATCTGTTTATCCTGCCGCACCTGATCTTTTTCAGCGCGTTTCTGGCCTGGCCCTTCTTCTACGGGATCTATATCAGTTTCTTCAGCTTCGATTTTCTACGACCGGAATACCGGCCGTTCGTCGGCCTGGAGAACTACGCCAACATCCTGATCAATCGCAACAGCATCCAATTCCATGATTTCTGGCGCGCGATGGGCAATACCGGCTGGTTTCTGCTCTACAGCGTGCCGCCGCTGGTGGGATTGGCCCTGGTGCTGGCCGTGCTGCTCAACGGGCACTACCCCGGCCGCAACGTTTTCCGCGCGATCTACTTCGCGCCCTATACGCTGTCGGTGACGGTAGCGGCTGTGCTGTGGCGCTGGATCTTTGAACAGGGTGGTCTTGTCAACTACTACATGCGTGAACTGGGCCTGACGCCCATCGCCTGGCTCGGTTCGATCCCCTGGGCCTGGGTGGCGATCACTATCGCGACGGTGTGGTGGACGGTCGGCTTCAATACGGTGATCTTTCTGGCCGCGTTGCAGGAGATTCCGGACACGCTGTACGAGGCAGCCGCGATCGACGGCGCCAACGCGCTCCAGCAGTTTGTCTATGTGACGCTGCCCATGCTGCGGCCGGTGCTGGTCTTTGTGATCACCATTACGCTGATCGCGTCGGCCAACCTGTTCGGGCAGCCGTACATCATGACCGAGAAGGGCGGTCCCGTGCAGCAGACCGAACCGGTGATGTTGCGCATCTTCATCGAAGGCATCGGCTTCAACCGCATGGGCAGCGCAGCGGCGATGTCAATCGTCGTAGCAGCGCTGCTGCTGCTCCTGACAACGTTGAACTTCCGCATTTTCGGTCGCGCCGGTGAACGCTAG
- a CDS encoding ABC transporter substrate-binding protein → MWSPLTGPDGDEMTALANRFSQENPYGIKVQHLPQPDYIQKLNTAAAGGSLPDMTVIRAGDIAEAAARNVLKPMSEAALAAAGGAGLEDEFPDQVWRVGEYKGQRYAIPLDVHPLVLYYNKEMFQKAGLPEPGAEPMSREQFEQAAETLNKDGVMGIAIGTAFQAATLFQTLIRQAGGQIVSDDGTQATYNSEQGVQALQYLRDLKQKYSPQISGAGDPEVTAFQQGRAAMVIHGPWHISNLQRLPFTGFAPVPQMLGDKYAVWGGSHQLALTTDDPARQAAAGCWIGWLSANSVEWAKAGQLPIRESARAGDRLQQVAPPVAAFAAESDYVIMLPPVPGLEPALWGEGFGRAVDAVLLGQQSDIKQALDAAAQKSNQLIQQNLQRYGGQ, encoded by the coding sequence ATGTGGAGTCCGCTCACCGGTCCGGACGGCGACGAGATGACCGCGCTGGCGAACCGGTTCAGCCAGGAGAACCCCTACGGCATCAAAGTCCAGCACCTGCCGCAACCCGATTACATCCAGAAGCTCAACACGGCGGCGGCGGGCGGCAGCCTGCCGGATATGACCGTGATCCGCGCCGGCGATATCGCCGAGGCCGCAGCGCGCAACGTGCTCAAGCCCATGAGCGAAGCGGCGTTGGCAGCGGCGGGCGGCGCGGGTCTCGAGGACGAGTTCCCGGATCAGGTCTGGCGCGTAGGCGAGTACAAGGGTCAGCGCTATGCCATTCCGCTGGATGTGCACCCGCTGGTGTTGTACTACAACAAGGAAATGTTCCAAAAGGCGGGCCTGCCTGAGCCGGGCGCCGAGCCGATGTCGCGGGAACAGTTCGAGCAGGCGGCTGAGACGCTGAACAAGGACGGCGTGATGGGCATAGCGATCGGCACCGCCTTCCAGGCTGCGACGCTGTTCCAGACGCTGATCCGCCAGGCCGGCGGCCAGATCGTTAGCGACGATGGCACGCAGGCAACCTACAACAGCGAGCAGGGCGTGCAGGCGCTGCAATACCTGCGCGATCTGAAGCAGAAATACTCACCGCAGATCAGCGGCGCGGGCGATCCCGAGGTTACTGCCTTCCAGCAGGGCCGCGCGGCCATGGTCATCCACGGCCCATGGCACATCAGCAACCTGCAACGCTTGCCGTTCACCGGTTTCGCGCCGGTGCCGCAGATGCTTGGCGATAAGTATGCCGTCTGGGGTGGCTCGCACCAGCTCGCGCTGACGACGGACGATCCGGCTCGTCAGGCGGCTGCCGGGTGCTGGATCGGTTGGCTCTCGGCCAACTCGGTTGAGTGGGCCAAGGCCGGTCAGTTGCCGATCCGCGAGTCGGCGCGCGCCGGCGATCGGCTGCAGCAGGTTGCGCCGCCGGTGGCTGCCTTTGCCGCTGAGTCCGACTATGTGATCATGCTGCCGCCGGTGCCGGGTCTGGAGCCGGCGCTGTGGGGCGAGGGCTTTGGCCGCGCCGTGGATGCCGTGCTGCTTGGTCAGCAGAGCGACATCAAGCAGGCGCTGGACGCGGCCGCGCAGAAGTCGAACCAGCTCATTCAGCAGAATCTGCAGCGCTACGGCGGTCAGTGA